From Bacteroidales bacterium, one genomic window encodes:
- a CDS encoding GxxExxY protein: protein MELLFKKEVDLPIYYKDQKLNKHYRADFLCFDKIIVELKALSYLTTQHES, encoded by the coding sequence ATGGAATTACTCTTTAAGAAAGAAGTTGATCTACCGATTTATTATAAAGATCAAAAACTTAACAAACATTACCGTGCAGACTTTTTATGCTTTGATAAGATCATTGTAGAGTTAAAAGCACTTTCATATCTGACAACACAACATGAATCATAA
- a CDS encoding WxcM-like domain-containing protein: MSKLSNVKLIDLPKIEDPRGNLSFIEEEKHIPFKIERTYWIYDVPGGQVRGGHAFKKQQELIVALSGSFDVLVDDGEKKEIFSLNRSYYGLYLPAGLWRQMQNFSTNSLAMVLSSTHFNADDYIYDYEKFLEFRGDYEK, encoded by the coding sequence ATGTCGAAACTTTCAAATGTTAAATTGATAGATCTACCTAAAATAGAAGACCCCCGGGGAAACCTATCTTTTATAGAGGAAGAAAAGCACATACCTTTTAAAATCGAACGAACGTATTGGATTTATGATGTTCCCGGCGGACAAGTACGTGGAGGGCATGCTTTTAAAAAGCAACAGGAGCTAATAGTTGCACTTTCAGGGAGTTTTGATGTACTAGTGGATGATGGAGAAAAAAAAGAAATTTTTTCTTTGAATCGTTCATACTATGGGCTTTATTTGCCTGCAGGATTATGGCGGCAGATGCAGAATTTCTCTACTAATTCATTGGCAATGGTTTTAAGTTCTACGCATTTTAATGCCGATGATTACATTTACGATTATGAAAAATTTTTAGAATTCAGGGGGGATTATGAAAAGTAG
- a CDS encoding WxcM-like domain-containing protein produces the protein MKSSVYDCVILPLNKIHNRAGNITIIEGKTNIPFDVKRVYYLYDIPGGEDRGGHAHKELRQLLVAASGSFDVLLDDGQNKKIVTLNRPDYGLLVVPGIWRELIEFSSGAICLVLASELYNENDYFRNYKSFEKWKSL, from the coding sequence ATGAAAAGTAGTGTTTACGATTGTGTTATTCTACCCCTGAATAAAATACATAACAGAGCAGGGAATATTACTATTATTGAAGGCAAAACTAACATCCCTTTTGATGTAAAGCGCGTATATTACCTCTACGATATACCGGGTGGAGAAGATAGAGGAGGACATGCACATAAAGAATTGCGACAATTGCTTGTAGCTGCAAGTGGTTCTTTTGATGTATTGCTTGATGATGGACAAAACAAAAAAATTGTTACTCTAAATCGACCTGATTATGGATTATTAGTTGTTCCGGGAATTTGGCGTGAATTAATTGAATTTTCCTCGGGGGCAATTTGTTTGGTATTGGCTTCTGAGTTATATAATGAGAATGATTACTTTAGAAATTATAAGAGTTTTGAAAAATGGAAATCACTTTAG
- a CDS encoding putative DNA binding domain-containing protein: MTEQEIQKIIDKGEGITIEFKTAYSDLPKNLFETVCAFLNRNGGTILLGVDDEKNVRGVNPKKADRLCKDFASLSNNPNKIDPVFLLLPTMVDYKGTKLIHVFVPASSQVHKTNGKVFDRSTDGDFIVKTDEQISQMYLRKNAFFSESIIYPYLDETHFVDGIVEKARTIIRANRPNHPWNNLPDKNFFQAAGLYRTDIKTGEEGFTLAALLLFGKEEIIQSALPHYKIDALLRRNDLYRYDDRENIRCNLISSYEILMNFVAKHLPDKFYLEGDNRVSLREKIFREIIANFLIHREYTNAHPATFIIYRDRVETKNANRPHLYGNLEPGNFEPFPKNPNIAKFFVQLSRAEDLGTGIANVFRYLKPYAGTIPVFREEDIFVVEVPLTAKRLKLNEGINEGINEGINEGINSLLTYIKENEGLRISQICKAINVPSKTIERWVATLKKENKIEFRGSKKTGGYFTK; encoded by the coding sequence ATGACTGAGCAGGAAATTCAAAAGATTATCGACAAGGGAGAAGGCATTACAATTGAATTTAAAACGGCATATTCCGACCTGCCTAAAAATCTTTTCGAAACGGTTTGTGCTTTCCTGAACCGCAATGGAGGAACCATATTACTTGGGGTCGACGATGAAAAAAACGTACGGGGTGTTAATCCCAAAAAAGCAGACCGGTTATGTAAAGATTTTGCCAGCCTTAGTAATAATCCTAATAAAATTGACCCTGTATTTTTATTACTGCCCACGATGGTCGATTACAAAGGGACAAAGCTTATCCATGTCTTTGTCCCTGCAAGTTCGCAAGTGCATAAAACCAATGGCAAGGTTTTCGACCGTAGTACAGACGGCGATTTTATTGTCAAAACCGACGAACAAATCAGCCAAATGTACTTACGGAAAAATGCTTTCTTTTCTGAAAGCATTATTTATCCTTATTTAGATGAAACCCATTTTGTTGACGGAATAGTTGAAAAAGCAAGGACGATTATCCGGGCCAACCGCCCCAACCATCCCTGGAATAATCTGCCAGATAAAAATTTTTTTCAGGCCGCAGGCTTATACCGGACAGATATAAAAACCGGGGAGGAAGGATTCACACTCGCAGCACTCCTCCTTTTTGGGAAAGAGGAAATTATTCAAAGCGCTTTGCCTCATTACAAAATCGATGCATTATTACGCCGTAATGACCTCTACAGATACGACGATCGTGAAAATATCCGTTGTAACCTTATTTCCTCATACGAAATCTTAATGAACTTTGTAGCTAAACATTTGCCCGACAAATTTTATCTGGAAGGTGATAACCGTGTTTCGCTTCGCGAAAAAATATTTCGGGAAATAATTGCTAATTTTCTAATACACAGGGAATATACAAATGCCCATCCGGCTACGTTCATTATTTATCGCGACAGGGTAGAAACAAAAAATGCTAACCGGCCCCATTTGTACGGCAATCTGGAACCAGGTAATTTCGAACCATTCCCAAAAAATCCCAATATTGCCAAATTCTTTGTTCAGTTGTCCCGAGCCGAAGATTTAGGCACTGGCATTGCCAATGTGTTTCGGTATCTGAAACCTTATGCCGGTACTATACCCGTTTTTCGGGAAGAAGACATTTTTGTGGTTGAAGTACCTTTAACAGCAAAAAGATTAAAATTAAATGAGGGAATAAATGAGGGAATAAATGAGGGAATAAATGAGGGAATAAACAGCCTGCTAACTTACATTAAAGAGAATGAAGGACTACGGATCAGTCAAATATGCAAGGCTATAAATGTTCCATCTAAAACTATTGAAAGATGGGTGGCTACCCTCAAAAAAGAAAACAAAATCGAATTTCGTGGCAGCAAAAAAACAGGTGGATACTTTACGAAATAA
- a CDS encoding GNAT family N-acetyltransferase, whose protein sequence is MEITLVKFDNEFLNLSSLWLQDDEIRKLIDAAPINSKQQMVWFQGLIKRKDYKIWGVIAGNQKIGVCGLKNINKTEAEYFGYIGEKSFWGKGIGQKILKEILIKANSIRLSKVYLVVLTNNLRAIHSYKKFGFKEDGYSNDKVKMVISVC, encoded by the coding sequence ATGGAAATCACTTTAGTTAAGTTTGATAATGAGTTTTTAAACCTTTCATCTCTCTGGCTACAGGATGATGAAATTCGAAAATTAATTGATGCAGCACCAATAAATAGTAAGCAACAAATGGTATGGTTTCAAGGATTAATCAAACGAAAAGACTATAAGATTTGGGGTGTAATTGCCGGGAATCAAAAAATTGGCGTTTGTGGTCTTAAAAATATTAACAAAACAGAAGCCGAATATTTTGGTTACATTGGAGAAAAGTCTTTTTGGGGAAAGGGTATTGGACAAAAGATTCTAAAAGAAATTTTGATAAAGGCAAATTCTATTCGTTTATCAAAAGTTTATTTGGTTGTTCTTACTAATAATTTGAGAGCAATACATTCTTATAAGAAGTTTGGATTCAAAGAAGATGGTTATAGTAATGATAAAGTTAAAATGGTAATTTCAGTATGTTGA
- a CDS encoding nucleotide sugar dehydrogenase, which produces MTKNKKTIAVIGLGYVGLPLAVEFAKKFKVIGFDIKQQRIDALNTGHDSTLEVDDDNLQKVLLKNTQPATRNPQPETGLFLTTNLNDIHHSQIYIVTVPTPIDENKRPDLTPLINASETIGKVISKGDIVIYESTVYPGATEEECLPVIEKVSGLKFNEDFFAGYSPERINPGDKVNTLTKIKKVTSGSTPKIADEVDVLYNTILENGTHKVLSIKVAEASKVIENAQRDLNISFVNELALIFDRIGIDTNEVIEAAGSKWNFLKYKPGLVGGHCIGVDPYYLTYKAETLGYYPEVILSGRRINENMPHFVADKVVKLMIKKGQKILNSKILLLGIAFKENCPDIRNTRVVKIVDELQAFGCNVDIYDPWADSEEVKHEYGIKTLDINANVYAQTYDAIILAVSHEQFLELDYKRIVNGKNTVIFDIKGVLPKDIVDGRL; this is translated from the coding sequence ATGACAAAAAACAAAAAAACAATAGCAGTAATCGGCCTTGGGTACGTGGGACTGCCACTTGCAGTGGAATTTGCGAAGAAATTCAAAGTAATAGGCTTTGATATCAAACAGCAAAGGATTGATGCACTAAACACAGGGCACGACTCAACCCTCGAAGTAGATGATGATAACTTGCAAAAAGTATTGCTAAAAAACACGCAACCTGCAACCCGCAACCCGCAACCCGAAACCGGTCTGTTTTTAACCACCAACCTTAATGATATCCATCACTCCCAAATCTATATTGTCACTGTTCCCACCCCCATTGATGAAAACAAACGCCCCGACCTTACTCCTCTAATTAATGCCAGTGAAACAATTGGAAAAGTGATAAGTAAAGGCGACATTGTAATCTATGAAAGTACGGTTTATCCCGGTGCAACCGAAGAAGAGTGTTTGCCGGTAATTGAAAAAGTAAGTGGACTAAAATTTAACGAAGATTTTTTCGCCGGTTACTCTCCTGAAAGGATTAACCCGGGTGACAAGGTAAATACGCTGACCAAGATTAAAAAGGTAACCTCCGGCAGTACTCCTAAGATTGCTGATGAAGTGGATGTTCTTTATAATACCATCCTGGAAAACGGAACACACAAAGTCCTAAGCATTAAGGTGGCCGAAGCCTCCAAGGTAATTGAGAATGCCCAGCGCGACCTTAACATTTCTTTCGTAAACGAGCTGGCCCTTATCTTCGACCGCATTGGAATAGACACCAACGAAGTAATAGAAGCAGCCGGCAGCAAATGGAATTTTTTAAAATACAAACCCGGCCTTGTTGGCGGGCATTGTATCGGTGTTGATCCTTATTATCTGACTTACAAAGCCGAAACCCTTGGCTACTATCCCGAAGTGATCCTTTCCGGAAGAAGGATAAATGAAAATATGCCCCATTTTGTTGCAGACAAGGTAGTTAAACTCATGATAAAAAAAGGCCAAAAGATACTCAATAGCAAGATTTTATTATTGGGAATAGCCTTTAAGGAAAACTGTCCCGACATACGCAACACCCGTGTTGTTAAAATAGTTGATGAACTACAGGCATTTGGTTGCAATGTTGACATTTACGACCCCTGGGCCGACAGCGAAGAAGTGAAACACGAGTACGGAATAAAAACATTAGATATCAATGCAAATGTTTATGCTCAAACCTACGATGCCATAATCCTTGCCGTATCGCATGAGCAGTTTCTCGAACTTGACTATAAAAGGATAGTTAACGGAAAAAATACTGTTATTTTTGACATTAAAGGGGTACTGCCGAAGGATATTGTTGATGGGAGGCTATAG
- a CDS encoding GNAT family N-acetyltransferase, with protein MLTCKRYSADNKIVWNSFLKTAKNQTFLFDRNYMDYHSDRFEDHSLMVYNKKGNLICCFPSNEKNSDTIVSHGGLTYGSFIFKNDLKLLVILDVIKHILIYYAEQGYKKIIYKAFPRIYNVLPSDEIEYAIFIAKAHLIRRDTAIVVSQNERINYAGNIRREAKKSKLQGCSIEESEKLKSFWDELLTPNLNNRFGVNPVHSTDEIVLLKSRFPESIRLYVVKSINDEILAGTVFFITDTVAHCQYIASSDEGRNTGALNYLFIHLIDEVFNNKPFFDFGIVNEKDGMYVNKGMLGWKERMGGRTVSHDFYEIDTSKWKNIEQLLNND; from the coding sequence ATGTTGACTTGTAAAAGATATAGTGCAGATAATAAGATTGTTTGGAATAGCTTTTTAAAAACAGCAAAAAACCAAACTTTCCTTTTTGATAGGAATTATATGGATTACCATTCTGATAGGTTTGAAGATCATTCTTTGATGGTATATAATAAAAAGGGAAATCTAATATGTTGTTTTCCGTCAAATGAAAAAAATTCGGATACTATTGTCTCACATGGAGGCTTAACTTATGGATCTTTTATTTTTAAGAATGATTTAAAGCTATTGGTTATTCTAGATGTAATTAAGCATATTCTGATTTATTACGCCGAACAAGGATATAAGAAAATAATTTATAAAGCCTTCCCACGCATTTACAATGTTCTGCCTTCCGATGAAATTGAATATGCCATTTTTATTGCTAAAGCTCATTTAATCAGACGAGATACTGCAATTGTCGTTAGTCAAAATGAACGAATCAATTATGCTGGAAATATTAGGAGAGAAGCGAAAAAATCAAAATTGCAAGGATGTAGTATTGAAGAATCAGAAAAATTAAAATCATTTTGGGATGAGCTACTTACACCAAATTTGAATAACCGATTTGGTGTTAATCCTGTGCATTCTACGGATGAAATAGTGTTATTGAAATCAAGGTTTCCTGAGTCAATTCGATTATATGTTGTTAAATCAATAAATGATGAAATATTGGCCGGAACAGTTTTTTTTATTACAGATACTGTTGCGCATTGTCAATATATTGCTTCCTCAGATGAGGGAAGAAATACAGGTGCATTAAATTACCTTTTTATTCATTTGATAGATGAAGTATTCAACAATAAGCCTTTTTTTGATTTTGGAATAGTAAACGAAAAAGATGGCATGTATGTAAATAAGGGAATGCTTGGTTGGAAAGAAAGAATGGGAGGAAGGACTGTTTCACATGATTTTTATGAGATTGATACTTCTAAGTGGAAAAACATTGAACAATTACTGAACAATGATTAA
- a CDS encoding DegT/DnrJ/EryC1/StrS family aminotransferase, translating to MIKLLDLKKINSQYADELKKAAAKVIDSGWYLMGKQLEEFERKFATYIDTRHCIGLGNGLEALQLILNAYMEMGHMNEGDEVIVPANTYIASILAITENSLKPVLIEPNIETYNIDPKKIEEKITPKTKAIMIVHLYGQNAYSEKIGKLCNKYDLKLIEDAAQAHGTYYGDKRIGSLGDAAGFSFYPGKNLGALGDAGAITTNDPELAKIVRALGNYGSNIKYKNQYKGFNSRLDEIQAAFLRIKLKHLDDENDRRRKVANLYLDGIINDSIILPYVGDQKAHVWHLFVIRSQKREKLQKYLMDNGIQTLIHYPIPPHKQQAFKEWNNLSFPITEKIHREVLSLPISPVMDKSEIIRVIEVVNIFNKRKFHNVIL from the coding sequence ATGATTAAGCTTTTAGATTTAAAAAAAATAAATTCACAGTATGCAGATGAATTAAAGAAAGCAGCTGCTAAAGTTATTGATTCCGGATGGTATCTGATGGGCAAACAACTTGAGGAGTTTGAAAGGAAATTTGCTACATATATAGACACAAGACATTGTATAGGTTTGGGAAATGGTTTGGAAGCACTGCAGTTAATATTAAATGCATACATGGAAATGGGCCATATGAACGAAGGTGATGAAGTGATTGTCCCGGCAAATACATACATTGCCTCCATTCTTGCAATTACAGAGAACAGTTTAAAACCTGTGCTTATTGAGCCGAATATCGAAACTTATAACATTGATCCGAAGAAAATTGAGGAGAAAATCACACCTAAGACAAAAGCAATTATGATTGTCCATCTTTATGGACAAAATGCATATTCAGAAAAAATAGGCAAGTTGTGCAATAAATATGATTTGAAATTGATTGAAGATGCAGCCCAGGCGCATGGCACTTATTACGGAGATAAAAGAATTGGCTCATTGGGAGATGCAGCTGGTTTTAGTTTTTATCCCGGGAAAAATCTCGGGGCTTTAGGTGATGCAGGTGCAATAACTACAAATGACCCTGAATTGGCAAAAATTGTGAGAGCATTAGGTAATTATGGATCAAATATTAAGTATAAAAACCAATACAAAGGATTTAACTCAAGACTTGATGAAATACAGGCTGCTTTTTTGAGGATTAAGCTTAAACATCTTGATGATGAAAACGATAGACGAAGGAAAGTAGCTAATTTATACCTTGATGGGATAATAAATGATAGTATTATTCTACCTTATGTAGGTGATCAAAAGGCTCATGTTTGGCATCTCTTTGTAATCCGTTCACAAAAACGAGAGAAATTGCAGAAATATCTAATGGATAATGGAATTCAAACTTTAATACATTATCCTATTCCACCTCATAAACAACAAGCATTCAAGGAATGGAATAATTTATCTTTTCCAATTACCGAGAAAATACATAGAGAAGTTCTGAGTTTGCCTATTAGTCCAGTGATGGATAAAAGCGAAATCATAAGAGTTATTGAAGTAGTAAATATTTTTAATAAAAGGAAGTTTCATAATGTTATACTGTGA
- a CDS encoding O-antigen translocase, with the protein MLKQVIQRTRNFTNTDLFKTSLWNGLATLVKTLTGLVSNKIIAVYLGPSGIAILGQFGNFVAMAQSFASFGINSGITKYIAEYKNNESECRKILSTGLKITILATLITSFIILFGARYFSSSIFHTDKYINIFYIFAVTLLLFTLNGFFISVLNGYKEFKKIITINIISSFVGLTIAIILVIHYGVWGALIGIILSTTLIAFVTFILVSKSKWFHVQYFTKKFDWKSSKKLSQYTLMAFTSVFAVAYIQLMTRTYIINHLSIQDAGYWQGIIKISNIYMILITTTLSYYYLPRLSEIKGKNELKKEIFKGYKFILPLTIMISAIIFFLRGFIVDALFTQSFQPMKQLFLFQLLGNIFKIASWLLSFLMVAKAMTKTYIITEIIFGLSFYLFAIILLERHGIMGVTIAYCVNVFLYFVVMGIIFRKILFTT; encoded by the coding sequence TTGCTAAAACAAGTAATTCAACGTACACGAAACTTTACAAATACTGACCTTTTTAAAACAAGTCTCTGGAATGGCTTAGCTACATTGGTAAAAACGCTTACCGGATTGGTAAGTAACAAAATCATAGCAGTGTATTTGGGACCTTCAGGAATTGCTATTCTTGGACAGTTTGGTAATTTTGTGGCTATGGCGCAAAGTTTTGCGAGTTTCGGAATTAATAGTGGAATAACAAAATACATTGCTGAATATAAGAACAATGAATCCGAATGCCGGAAAATTTTAAGTACTGGCTTGAAAATTACTATACTGGCAACACTCATTACTTCCTTCATTATACTTTTTGGTGCCCGTTATTTCAGCTCCTCCATTTTCCATACAGATAAATATATAAATATATTTTACATATTTGCCGTTACGCTTCTTCTGTTTACCCTTAATGGTTTTTTCATCTCTGTATTGAATGGATATAAGGAGTTTAAAAAAATTATAACAATCAATATTATTTCCTCCTTTGTTGGATTAACTATCGCCATAATATTGGTTATCCATTATGGAGTTTGGGGGGCATTGATTGGCATTATACTTAGTACTACCCTTATTGCGTTTGTGACATTTATTTTAGTTTCAAAATCTAAATGGTTTCATGTACAGTATTTTACAAAAAAATTTGACTGGAAATCATCTAAAAAGCTATCACAATATACACTTATGGCATTTACTAGTGTTTTTGCAGTAGCATATATCCAGTTAATGACACGAACATATATTATCAACCATTTATCTATACAAGATGCTGGTTATTGGCAGGGAATAATTAAAATTAGTAATATTTATATGATACTAATAACAACCACACTCAGTTATTATTACCTTCCACGCCTCTCCGAAATCAAGGGAAAAAATGAACTAAAAAAAGAAATTTTTAAAGGATATAAGTTTATATTACCCCTTACCATCATGATTTCTGCGATAATTTTTTTTTTAAGAGGCTTTATTGTGGATGCCCTCTTTACACAAAGTTTTCAGCCAATGAAACAATTATTCCTGTTTCAATTGTTAGGTAATATTTTCAAAATTGCAAGTTGGTTACTTTCTTTCTTAATGGTAGCTAAAGCAATGACAAAGACATATATTATTACTGAAATCATTTTTGGGCTATCCTTTTATCTATTTGCTATAATATTATTAGAGAGGCATGGAATAATGGGAGTAACAATTGCCTACTGTGTTAATGTTTTTCTTTATTTTGTTGTTATGGGAATAATCTTTCGTAAAATATTATTTACCACATAA